In a genomic window of Zingiber officinale cultivar Zhangliang chromosome 9B, Zo_v1.1, whole genome shotgun sequence:
- the LOC122022861 gene encoding protein LIGULELESS 1-like — protein sequence MMNRSTSSSGEASTFVPSSMSFAGVGGSSSSSSQQTPKQQHFWEWETSSCSHITAAAASNNNRSSFFPSAAAAAAVPFQHFDHYFPAPPLLPINPYFASPAPLAADYPISLIKSELDVELGGGAIGLNLGHRTYFSSSNSSDQGFVVDRLFAGSSSSSSIRALQFQYPMFSGGQPPARCQAEGCKADLFRAKHYHRRHKVCEFHSKATLALVAGLQQRFCQQCSRFHVLAEFDEAKRSCRKRLADHNRRRRKLPLTAAATTTAVDVDSSIKPKPPQNSTGCNKDRTSMRGPAAGFCVDGGVEVDKGWAGGNAAAAAMYAKQARGGIAIDDSLSVGVEKKAQQRHCYCCCCSSSSSSSRPVVDNSSCTCCYHSHNFFSHETSAGGGAGQSSTAAASEERQQQSHLFQLGQALFEVDYI from the exons ATGATGAACAGATCGACCTCTAGCTCTGGTGAGGCCTCGACCTTCGTCCCCTCCAGCATGTCTTTTGCTGGGGTGGGaggaagcagcagcagcagcagccaaCAAACCCCAAAGCAGCAGCATTTCTGGGAGTGGGAGACCAGCTCGTGCTCCCACATCACGGCCGCTGCTGCCTCCAACAACAACCGCTCTTCCTTTTTCCcctcggcggcggcggcggcagcggtACCCTTCCAGCACTTCGATCATTACTTCCCAGCGCCGCCACTCCTTCCCATAAACCCTTACTTCGCCTCCCCGGCGCCGCTCGCTGCCGACTACCCTATCAGCCTCATCAAGAGCGAGTTGGACGTGGAGCTCGGCGGCGGCGCAATTGGGCTGAATTTGGGTCACCGGACCTATTTCTCCTCCTCCAACTCGTCGGATCAGGGGTTCGTCGTCGACCGGCTCTTCGcaggctcctcctcctcctcctcgatcAGAGCGCTGCAGTTCCAGTACCCGATGTTCAGCGGCGGGCAGCCTCCTGCGCGGTGCCAAGCCGAGGGGTGCAAGGCCGATCTCTTCAGGGCCAAACACTACCACCGACGCCACAAGGTCTGCGAGTTCCACTCCAAGGCCACCCTCGCCCTTGTCGCCGGCCTCCAACAACGCTTCTGCCAGCAGTGTAGCAG GTTCCATGTGCTCGCAGAGTTCGACGAGGCCAAAAGAAGCTGCAGAAAGCGCCTCGCCGACCACAACCGCAGGCGGAGGAAGTTGCCACTCACCGCCGCCGCCACCACTACTGCTGTCGACGTCGACTCTTCCATCAAACCCAAACCACCCCAGAACTCCACCGGATGCAACA AAGACAGAACCTCGATGCGTGGGCCTGCTGCCGGCTTCTGCGTCGACGGAGGGGTTGAAGTCGACAAAGGGTGGGCAGGTGGGAACGCAGCGGCTGCTGCCATGTACGCGAAGCAAGCTCGGGGAGGAATAGCCATCGATGACAGCTTGTCAGTGGGAGTGGAAAAGAAGGCGCAGCAGCGCCACTGCTACTGCtgctgctgctcctcctcctcctcctcctctcgtcCCGTCGTCGACAACAGCAGCTGCACCTGCTGCTACCACTCCCACAACTTCTTCTCTCACGAGACCAGCGCCGGAGGTGGAGCAGGCCAGAGCAGTACCGCTGCTGCTTCCGAGGAGCGACAGCAGCAGAGCCACCTGTTCCAGCTTGGCCAGGCTCTCTTTGAGGTGGACTACATATGA